In Levilactobacillus brevis, the genomic window ATAGCGGCCTCCGCAATGGCCCCCAGCGTGCTGAGAATGGCCGTAGCGGTCGTCACCTGAATAAAACTAATGCCGACCAGAACCGATAAGCCCTCCAAGTCTTCACTATCCTCCGGACCAAATCCCTGAACCAGCGCCCAGTGCTCCACCGGGACGATCAACAGCACTAAAATGACGAGAACGGCTGCCGAAGCCAGAAAAGCCACCGTACTGGACAGGTCATCCCCACTGCTCATGAAGATGGTCAACGCCAAGACTAACAGGCCGACCACCAGCGTTACCGGCAACGGCGGAAAATGAAAGGCCACCAGCACGATTGCCAAGAATAGCAGGCCAAAGTTCAAGAGGAGCGCCAGAAAAGACTGCAGCCCCGCCTTCCCTCCGACCAGAACCATCAAGATTAGGAGCACCAATCCCAAGACATTAATTGTACTCATGCACGCACCTTCTTTTCCATAAAACGGCTGGCGAGGTAGCTGGCCAACGGTACGGCCAACACGATGCCAATGCCACTAATCAAGCTTTGGACCACGCCCATCGACATGTTCATCGAGAAGGTATAGCCCCAACTATTTCCATTCTTCAGGTATAGCATTGCCATCGGAAAGGTGTCCGCCACGAAGATGAAGAAAAGGACGTTAATCAGCGGGCCCATAATGGTACTGCCAATCTGCCGACCAGACTTGAAGACTTGGCCCGCCGACAGCTCCGGCCGTTCGCGTTTCAACGCAAACAATGACGAGATAATATCGGTCGACTCATCCATAACAGCCCCCAGTGACCCCAGCAACGTTTCCGCCAAGAACAATGGTCGCGGTAGCTGCGTGACGTATTGCATGGACTCGTAGTACATCCCCTTCTCGTGGGTGAAATGAAAGACCAGTAGGGCCACGACAATTGAGAGCGCCGTTCCGCCTAGCGTGGTGGCCAGCGTAATCAGCATCTGCCGATTGGCGCCGATGACCAACCACAAGGTCAGCGCGGCGAAGACCACCGCCAGGCTACCGAAGATCCAGAGGACCCGGGCGCCCTGCGTTGACCCATTGAGGATAATGGCCATCAGGAACAGCACCCCATTGAGGGCCACACTCAGGAAGGCCATGAACCCGCTGAACTGCATGATGAGGAGCAATAGGCCGACAACTAACCACAGCATGAAGACCAACGGCGTGTCCCGCTTGGCATCCTTAGCCGTCGCGGTCAGTCCCGAGCGATGCTGATGGACCACCACGAAGAGTTGACTGCCCTTGCGATACCGTTGGTCCATGGCTCCCGACAGTGAATACGTGTTGGTGACCGTCAGCGTTTGCCCGCGATATTGACCATTGAGAATGTGCCCGCGCAGAACCTGTTTGGTCTGGCGATCCACGTTGTGAAAGTCATCCTCCTCGTGAGTGGCCGTCCCCGTCTGCACGCTCGTGACCTGCATGATGGGGTTCCGGTAGAGTCCCGCGTTGTGCTGCGTTCCCCATACCACTAGACCACCGATGAGAAGCACCAGTAGCCACAGGCCGAGTGTGACCTTTCTTTTCTTCACTAAACCTTGCATACTCCCGATCCCTTCTAACCTTTGACGCGTTGCATTCAATATACCACTTTCTGTGGTGGTGCCAGCGTCACGCTAAAAATTTTAACCAAATCACATGAATCGCCGTTCTAGCAACCCTACTAGGGGGTTAATTACCGGAGAATCCCTGGGGACCCTTGCAATTTGTGAGGATAAACGATAGAATGGTAGCCGATTGTTATTTTAATTAAGCGAGGGTTTTTACAATGAGAAAAGCACATCCAAATGGCGTTCAAGGCCGTCGGAAGGTTAACCGTAAAAAGGACCGGAAGCGGCGCGACGAAATTTCAGATTTACAACGTTGGTTAAAGAACAAAAAGTAAATCTGACGCCTATACCATAAAACGCACTGACAAGTTAATTGCCGGTGCGTTTTATTTTGCAGATTTTTTTAGACTAAAAAGGACTCGGCCAACGCCAAGTCCCCTGAATGACTTAATCAACGACTAACACACTCGTCTTGGAATTATGAACCACATAGCTCGTGGTTGACCCCATGATGGCCCGGCCCAGGCCGTGTGCCCCGGAACGCCCAATCACCGTCAAGTTCGTGTTGAGTTCTTCGGGCAAAGTCACGGCAATCGTCGGCTTCGGTAGACCGGTCTTGAACCGTGTTTCCACGGGCACACCGGCTTCCTTGACCTCTTCAACGGCAGTATCCAAGAATTTTGACGCCGCTTCCTTGAAATGCGTGACAATTTCACTGCCAAATTCCGCGCCGTAGTGGGCATAGGTTTGATCACTAGCGACGGAAACGATGAACAGCTTTGATCCCAGCTTTTGGGCCAATTTGGTTGCCTCCACCAGTGCTTTATGGGCGTTATTGCTCCCATCCATTGGTACTAAGATCCGTTCATACATCATATCCCGTCCTTTCCATATTAAACCATCAATGTGGTATCGCTTTCAACACCTTTATCATAGCAATAAACACCGCCCGTTGGAAGACAAATGCACAAATTTTCACGAGAATTTTAGGCTTCTGGGCAAATGTTTAGCCGATTCTCATTCTCGCTTTCCTCCCGGTTTGTGGTAAGATTAACCAAATAACTGAATTAGAAGGATGGTTTCCACAATCATGAAAAAGTTTTTACTGGGTGCCCTAGGCTTACTCGCGTTAACCCTAGCCGGCTGCTCGAATAATCACCTCACCACGAAGAAGTCCAGTTACCGGCCCACGGCGCTCACGGCGGTGGTCAAGGGAAACGCTAGCGCCAAACGCGTCAGCTACCAAATTGATAATGGGAAGAAGCAATCCGTCAAGGTCAACAGCGGCGCTTATTTCTTCCAAGTTCCCGCAGCCACCAAGGACCAAACCGTTAAAATCACGGCGGGGAGCGCGAAGAAGACCGTTACCGTCAAGAAGGTCAAGGCGCTGGGTACCTACAAGTCCCTAGCGGCCAAGTACAACCAGATGGTCACGGCTTCCTACCTGCCAACCAAGGTCCAAAAGCAATTGCAAGCGGCTCAAAAGAACCAAGCGGCAACCAAGAAAAAGTTAACGGCGCTGGCTAAGACCGACCCGGCCGCCGCAGCCGCTGCTGCTCAGCAACAACAAGCCGCCGCCAAGCAGTTACAGGCCGAGATGAACACGGCCAAGCGCAAGGCCAAAGATAGCTTGCTCCCCACCACCACTAAGGATGGTGTCAAGAATCTAACGACGACCAAGTACACCACAGTGCGGGCCAACGTTCAGGACGGCAAGTTAATGGGTCTAGCCATGATTACGCCAACCAAGCAGATGAAGACCAAGACGGGCCAGAAAAAGTTTGGCACGACTTTCGCCCTGCTAGGAACGACGTTGAAGGCTAAGCCGAAATACGTCATTAACAAGTTCGAAAAGGTCTTGAAGGACGCCAAGAAGAATAGTTCATCCACGACGACCAAGACAATTGAATCAAATGGGATTCGCTTCAACACCGGTTTCTCGACGGATCACCTCTACATCTACATGACGCAAGGCTAACGGATAATGGGGAGTGTCTCCGGCTGTCCGCCTTACCATTTGCCAAAATGACTCGGACTTTCTGTCGGGTCATTTTTTTACCGACTTAACTAACTGACTCTCCATCTCGTGGCCACTGTCATCTGTCGCGAAGCCCATTTAGATGGGCTTTCTTCGCCACTTCTTCGTTAATTCAAGGGAATGGTTAACGTATACCCTAAACCAGATAACAAACTGACTTACCCTAACGCATTCTCCCTAAGGGTAATCATTTTTATCCCCAGCAATCAGGTGGCATAATAACGGTATGCTGAGGTAGTGAATATTGGCTGTCATTCAGCATGGAAATGTTTGCTAAACCAGCTAGATTCGTTTTCAAGGGGGAGTTATTATGCAAAACGAAGAAAGAGTATTTGAAAATTTTCTACGGCAGTACCGCGAAATTTTTCGGGTGTTGATCAATGCGGCAGAACAGATTACCGGGCAGTACTCGGTTAGCTTCGAACAGTATTTATTGTTAAAGCAGATCCACGAACAACGGAATATTACGTTGAGTGAATTGGCCGATTCCACGCGGACTACGCGCTCGGCTGCGGCTCGGAAATTGCGGGCCCTGCTGCTGGATGGGTTCGTTGAACAGGAAGCCAAGATGGATGATCGGCGGGTGAAGTACCTGCGCTTGACCGATAAGGGGACCACCGTGGAACATGACATTCACCAAGCCTTTTTGCAGAGTGCAGAGACCTGGAACCAGATTCCAACCAGCTTAACTCCGGCAGATATTACCGACTTCTTTACCCAGTATCAACAAAACATTGCGGTCTGGGACCGGACACGACCAAAGTTCCAGCGGCCAATTCTCAATGCCAAGCGGCGGGTTGAATAACGCCGTGAATTGAAACCGTAAACATGGCTGGTTTCATCACGCATGGAACCACCCATTTCAAAAATAGCGGGAGTTGAATCGTGAGGTTCGGATCCCGTTATTCTTGTATTAGTTTCTATTTATGAGAAAACTATGATAAAAAAATTCCCTTTTAACTATAAAAGCGTTAACCTGTCACTAATGACAATTTTTAAGGAGGATTTCCTATGCGTATTAATCATTTTGCTTCCGATGCGCCATCCGCTGGCGACTTTCCGGTCGACGAATCCCTGTTAACTCAGGACTTTTACGATGCCGTTAATGGCAAGTGGGCCGCCCAAGCAACCATCCCTGGCGACCACGCCTCGACCGGGGGCTTCATGGATCTGGCCGACAACATTGAACACACGCTGATGCATGACTTTAGTGACTTATTAGCGGGCAAATTAACGCCGGCAAATCCCGAAATGGCGGAGTTCAAGAAGCTCTACACCATGACTAGCGACTTCGACCAACGGGAAAAGGCGGGCACCGCACCGCTCAAGCCGTGGCTCGCCAAGATTGAGGCACTGACAGACTTTGATGACCTTAGCCAACACCTAGCCGATTGGTATCGTCAAGGACTTCCGGCGCCCATCGAGGTCGGCGTCGAACCCGACATGAAAGATACCAGCCAATACGCGCTCTACGTGGACGCGCCGAGCCTCTTTCTACCCGACAAGACCTACTATAGCAAAGACAATCCGGCGGCCAAGCAACTCATGCCAATCTTCACCCAAACGGCAACGAAGCTATTGGAACTCCTCGGTTACGACACCGATAAGGCCGCAACCATCGTCGAACAAGCCAAGCAATTCGATGCGCAGATTGCCCCCCACGTGAAGTCCTCCGAAGAAGCCGCTGACTACGTCAAAATTTACAATCCGCGGAAGTTAGCCGCTGTTGATGGCCAGGTCAGTGCGCTTGACCTGACCGGTGCCATTACGGACTTACTGCACGATACGCCGGAAACGGTCATCCTGCCGCAACCGAAGTTCTTCGATGCCGTCGATGACATTCTGGCGCCGGCTAATTTCGACGCGGTTAAGAGCTGGATGCTGGTGAACACTGCCTTTGACGCAACCGGTCTCCTGACCGAAGAATACCGCCAAGTCGGTGGCACCTACAGTCGGGCGCTCTCCGGCAAGAAGGAAGCCCGTTCCCAAGCCAAGGCCGCTTACTACCTGGCCATGGGCAACTTCTCCCAAGTCGTTGGTGACTACTACGGTCGCAAGTACTTCGGCGAAGCGGCTAAAAAAGACGTTCACGACATGGTCGTCAAGATGGCCAACGTTTACCAAAATCGGTTGAAAACCAACGATTGGTTGAGTAAGGCTACCCGGGAAAAGGCCATCGTTAAGCTCCAGAAATTAACGATTAAGGTCGGCTATCCCGATAAAATTGATCCACTCTACGCCAAGTTCCACGTGGACACTGACAAGTCGTTATTCGATAACTTGCAAGGCTTTAGCGAGATTGTTCTGGCTGATTTCTACGGTCACTGGGGCCAACCCGTGGACCGCGACAAGTGGGAAATGAGCGCCAGCACTGTCAACGCTTACTACTCCCCAACCAACAACGAAATTGTCTTTCCCGCGGCGATCTTGCAGAAGCCATTCTACAGCCTGAAGCAATCCAGCAGCGCTAACTACGGGGGTATCGGGGCCGTGATCGCCCACGAAATCTCCCACGCCTTCGACAACAACGGCGCCCAGTTCGATGAATTTGGGAATTTGAACAACTGGTGGACGGACGCCGATCTGGCCCACTTCAAGGACCTGGCTAAGGCCATGATTAACGAATTCGATGGCATCTCCTTTGCTGGTCAGAAAGTCAACGGTAAGCTGACCGTCTCCGAAAACATTGCTGACGCCGGCGGTCTGAGTTGTGCGCTGGAGGCCGCTAAGTCAGAGGATGACGTTGACCTGCGAGCCTTCTTCATCAACTGGGGTAATATCTGGCGGATGAAGGCCACCACTGCGTACATGCAGCTTCTGCTGTCGATTGACGTCCACGCCCCCGCCAAGCTCCGGGCGAACGTGCAACTCAAGAATCTGGCCGACTTCTACAGTACCTTCAACGTTCAGTCGGATGATGCCATGTACTTGGCACCAGCTGACCGGGTGAAGATCTGGTAGTCTTGCCACTTCAATTTCGAATCAAAAAAGCATTTAAATCTTACAGCATATTCAATAACTACGACAAAATAAGGCCTGAATCCGCAAAGATTCAGGCCTTATTTTTTATGCTTTCAACGTACTTTCTCGTTCAATTAATTCGGTACCAATCGTCACTCGTTGCGGTGTCTGCCGGCCCGTCTGCATGCGGTCGGCCACCAGATCGGCGGCCTCCGCGCCCAGCATCTCCGTATTCACGTGAACGCTGCTGAGTTCAGGAAAGACGTACTTAGCAATCGTGGTGTCGTTGAAGCTAAAGACGCTAACCTGTTCCGGCACAGCGACACCATTTTCACGCAGGGCCTTCAGTGCCCCCGCGGCCATAGGATCATTGGTAACGAAGAATGCGTGAGGTAACTGCTTGCCTAGCCGCGTAATGGCGGCCTGCATCTGTTCATAACCCGACTCCGCGGTGTAATCGCCGGTGAAGACCAGCTTGGGATCAAAGACCCCGCGCGCCTGCATCTCGTGGCAGTACGCTGTATACCGGGGATCAATCACCGCCAGCTTGCCATCGGTCGTCGACTCACTCCCACAGATCAGCCCAATCTCGTGCTGATCGCGTTGCCAGAAGAAGTCGACCACCTGCTGAACGGCCACGTCAAAGTCCGTGACTACACTATCGTAGCCGTGACCCAATTGATCCTGATCGACAAAGACCAGATTGGCCGTCAGCTGAGACAATGTACTGACCTGCTCGTCACTGAATTTACCAATAGCAATCACGGCGTCCACGTCTGGATCAATGGCCTGCAGGTTATTCTGAAACGTTCGCGTAGCCAGCATGTTGAGCTGCTCACAGCGTTTCTCTAAGCCCAACCGAATCGCCATGTAATACAGGTCATCCAATTCCTTAGACTTCGAGTACCACTGGACGATGGCAACTCGCAGTTGCTTGGCCGGTGCGTTAGCTCGTCGTTTGGACTTGGTGTAGTTCAAGTCCTCGGCGACCTCGAATATTTGTTTTCTGGTGGACTCACTGACCGACAATGTCCGGTCGTAATTCAGAACCCGTGACACGGTCGCCAGCGAGACCCCTACCGTTGTCGCAATATCTTTTAAGGTGGCTGCGATCACCATCACCTCCCGACTGTTTTAGAGCTGTGCCATGAATTTATCTAGCGCGGCTTGGCCCTGGGCATCGCGCTTGAAGACACCGGCATCGGCCAGCACACGGGCAAAGGTATTGCCGATCGCCTGGTGGATGATGGCCGTGACGTTAGCCGCCGTAACCGTGTTTTGACGCTTCAAATCATCGGCCCACGCCTGATGCATTGGCGCCATCTGGTTCGGCTGGTCCAGCAAGTATTTGCTGACCTCAGCCATCTCTGACTTCAGCCGTGCCGGCAAGATGGCCCGCCCCATGACCTCAATCAAGCCAATGTTTTCGCGCTTGATGTGTTGAACGTCCTGATGCGGATGGAAAATACCGTCCGGATACTGTTCGGACGTCTGATTATCCCGGAGCACGAGGTCCAACACGTAGTCCGCACCATCGCGGTAAGCAATGGGGGTAATCGTGTGATGCCGCGTGCCGTTCGTATAGGCCCGCACGTCCACGCTTTCATCGGAATAGTCAATCCATGAGGTTAAGACCTTGGTTGCCGCCGTAATCAGCGGTTCTGGCTGCGGTCCGCGGAGCCGAATATCGGTCATCGGCCACTGCACAATGCCAGCTGAAACGCCATCGACCCCTAGATCTACCGGCCGGTCAATCCCCGCCTTCATCATTGGGAAGGTGTGTTTACCGCCCTGATAGTGGTCGTGGGTCAGCATGGATCCGCCCACGATTGGCAGATCGGCATTGCTCCCGACGAAGTACGTAGGGAACTGCCGGACAATTTCCAACAAGTTGGTAAAGGTGTGTTGGTTAATCACCATTGGCCGGTGTTCTTGGGCCAAGAAGATGGCGTGTTCCGCGAAATAAGCGTATGGCGAATACTGGAAGCCCCAGGTCTCGCCGCCCACCATCAACCGGATAATCCGGTGATTGCTGCGGGCGGGATAGCCCAGACGGCCCAGATACCCCTCGTTGGTCATGCAGAGTTGGTCAAGCGGATAGCTGACCTGTTGCTGCGTCTGCGCGGCCGCAATGGCCTTGGGGTCCTTTTCTGGCTTGGACAGATTAATGGTAATCTCCAATTCACCAGCTGGTGTCTGCGCCGGGAAAACCACGTTACGCGCAATGTTCCGTGTCTTAATGTAGTTATTGGCCTTGCTCAACTGGTAGAACCAGTCGGTCGCGGCACTGGGACTCTGTTGATAACGGTCCCAAAAGCCACGGTTCACGGCCGATGGGAGTGGTGTCATGAAGTCCATTAACTGTGACTCCAGAATCTCACGGGGACTGGGTGCATCTTCAATCTTATCGTTGGCCACAGCCGTGTCGACCATGGCGGCAACCAAGTCAATCGGTTCGTCACTCACGGCGGCTTGGGCCGGGCCATCACCAATCAGCGCGAAGATCCGGTTGGTCACGTACTGTCGGTCCAGCTCCGTGTACGGCGCTGGTGAAGCCACGACTGCGTTAATAAATGTTTGAATGGTATCCGTCATTACTTAGCCGCCTCGTTTTGATCGTCATAGCCAGCTGGATGCTTTTGTTTCCAGTTCCAAGCGGTCCGGATGATATCCTCAACGTTGTCAAATTGTGGTTGCCAGTTCAGTACCTTTCGTGCCTTGTCGCTGGCCGCAATCAACGTGCTAGGATCGCCGGCCCGCCGTGGTGCCATCTTGGCTGGGATTTCCTTGCCCGTGACCTTCCGGGCAGCCTCCAGCATTTCCTTGTTGGAGAAACCGGTTGAAGAACCCAGGTTAAAGGCGTCGCTGTCGTGGCCGGCCTTCAGGTATTCTAGCGCCAAGATGTGGGCATCGACCAGGTCGACAACCTGGACGTAATCCCGGACGTTGGTCCCATCCTTGGTCGGGTAGTCGCCGCCGAAGATGGAGAGTTCCTTACGTTCGCCAGCAGCTACCTGCAAGATAATCGGAATCAAGTGGGTTTCAGGATGGTGGTCTTCACCGATGCTCCCGTCTTCCTTGGCCCCAGCTACGTTAAAGTAACGAAGCGCAATGAATTTAATCCCGTAGGCTTCATCGGCCCACCGCATGATCTTTTCCATCATCAACTTGCTTTCGCCATAGGGATTCGTCGGAATCTGTGGGTCGGTTTCCTTGATTGGAATCTGCTTCGGTTCGCCGTAAGTGGCGGCCGTCGATGAGAAGATAATCCGCTTGACGTTGTGTTTGTTCATCACTTCAAGTAAGGAAACCATCCCGGTCGTATTGTTATCGAAGTATTTCAGCGGCTTTTCCATGGATTCAGGAACAATGGAGAAGGCGGCGAAGTGCATAACGCCATCGACATCTTCTTGATCAAACACGCTGTTTAAGAATTTTTGGTCGCGTACATCGCCTTCGTAGAACCGTGCCTTTTTATTGACCGCAGCCCGGTGACCCGTGACTAAGTTGTCCACGACGGCCACGTCATACCCCTTTTGAATCAACCGGTCAACGGCGTGGGAGCCAATATAACCCGCACCACCTAAAACTAAAACTGTCATCATCAATTTCTCCTCAATTAGGTTGTCTTCTGTTTATTCTAACCTTATTCATTTTGACTGTTAACCCGTTTAAACCCGGTGAAATCACTTAAAATAAGCTCCCTCATCTGGGTCAACATGACCGACCACTTTACTTTTGTAATTCCTGTGGGCCGTCCGCAATCTCGGCGACGTAGAACTCAGCCTTGTGACCAATCGTCTTCTCGTAGACTTGACCAACTTTGGTTTCGAAGTCTTCGACGTTGCTCTTCTTAACAATTGCAATCGCACAACCCCCGAAGCCGGCTCCGGTCATCCGGGCACCTAACACGCCAGGTTGTTGCCAAGCCGTTTCAACCAAGGTATCGAGTTCCTTACCCGTTACGGCAAAATCATAGTTCAGGGAAACGTGGGAGGCATTTACCAAGTGGCCAAAGGTCGGCAAATCATGGTTTTGTAAGGCCTTAAACGCCTTCAGGGTCCGTTGATTTTCGAAGACGGCATGCCGTGCGCGCTTGATTAACGTGTCATCATTGATGAGGTAAGCGTTCTGGTCGAATTGGTCTTCGTCTAAGTCGCCCAGCGTCTTAATATCGAGCTTGGTCTGCAGCCGCTTCAAGGCCTCTTCACACTGTGCCCGCCGTTCATTATACTTGGAATCGGTCAGTTCACGACGCTTCTTCGTGTTCATGATGACCACGACGTTATCGCCTAAATCAAGTGGCGCGTATTCATAGGCCAGCGTATTGGTATCCAACAAAATGGCTTGGTCTTTCTTGCCCATCCCGATAGCAAACTGGTCCATGATCCCGGTATTCAGGCCAAAGTAATCATTTTCCACTTGTTGGCCGACCTTAACCATTTCAACTTCATTCAGTTTCATCCCGTAGGCGGCATGGAGAATCTCACCCATCAGCATTTCCATGGAAGCGGATGAGGACAAGCCGGAAGCATCCGGTAGGTTCCCATGAACAAAGAGATCGAATCCGTGGTCAATGGTTAGGTCTTGTTTTGCCAGCTCGAACAACATGCCTTTCAGGTAGTTAGCCCAATTGTCGGCTTTGTTAAACGTCAAATCGTCCAACGAGAACGTCAGCGTCCCGGCCTCGGGAACGTTGGCCGAATACACCCGAAACTCACGGTCGCTTCTATCCGAATAGGCGGCGTAGGTTCCCATGCTAATGGCTGCCGGGAAAACGTGACCTCCGTTAAAATCTGTATATTCACCAATCAAATTAATTCGTCCGGGGGAAAAGAATACCCGTTGCGGAGCGACATCAAATTTTTCTTGATATTCAGTTGCTAAGCTGGCAAAATCCATGTCTATTAACCCCTTAATGTTTTTAGTAAAGTTTTACTATAATTATCATAACTGCTTTTCAGTTGATTGTCAACGCATTTATAAAGCGCTTTCTTCTTGTCATCACGATTTACACCTTGGTCATCACCGCCCTTAGTTACCTACAGAAAAACCCCAGACACAAGTTCTGAGGTTTTCTAGATTCTAATTAATTTTGCGTTTCAGACTGCTTTTCAGCCTGTTCAGTCCTTAATTTTTTCTCCAGTTTTCTGACGATTTCTGCATGTTTCTTCTCAGACAGCGTCACCTTAAATTGATAAATCAAGGCTGACACTACCAGCAAGATCATGGGCATGTAGAAAATAAAGGAATGGAAGATAAACATACCATGCGCGGTAATATCACTCGGCTTGGCATCCCCCGTCATCCCAGCTTGGACGGCCGCAATCACAACAATCCCAGTTGAGAAAGCCCCAGCCAATTTATCAATCAAAGGCCGGACGGACAAGGTCACGGATTCGTTCCGCGTCCCGTTCTTCCACTGACCATACTCCACACTGTCGGTAATCGTCATCAACGCCGCCAAGAAAATCATGGGGTACGGGAAGAAGAAGATGGCATCCGCGACGTACATCATCATGGCGCTATCGCCCGCAAAATTAAAGAGCAGGTAGCCAACCAACATCATGCAAATCCCGCCAACGTAGACACCGCGCCGGGTAATCTTGGACACGATGATTGGGAAAAGTGGCACCGAGATGATTCCCAATAAGGCAGTCACCCCACCGATAACACTATAAGCATTGGGATTGCCGATGACGTAGCGGAAATAATAAATCAATAGTGAGTTGGTGACGACATAACTTAAGGCAAATAGCAGATAGGAAAAGCCTAACCACATCAACTGGTCGTTTTCAGCGATCACCTTGAAGACATCCCGGAAACGCGTCCGCTCCGTATTTTCCCGGATCAAGTTCTTGGTTTCTTTCGTCCCAAAGAAGGTGGCTAACGCACCCAGCAGCGAGACCAAGCCAATCACAATGGCGAAGCCTAACCATCCAGCACGGGTCTGCGTATCTCCGTGGGTCCCTGAGAACTTCTGGGAGAAGTAGGTGACCAGGGGCACGACCACAATAATGACCCCTTGAGACCCTAAGGTAGAGCCAAACCGACCGACTGTCCCAAAGCGGTTACGCACCTTGGTATCCACACTCAAGGCCGGTAACATGGACCAAAACGAAATGTCTTTGAACGAATAGAAGATATCCATAATGACGAAGACAATCCCAAAGACTAGGAAGTACATGGAAGTGTTGGAATCCGCCAAACCAAACAGGCTAGAGAACATCAGAATCAGTCCGATCGAACTGACGATGG contains:
- a CDS encoding YibE/F family protein, with the translated sequence MSTINVLGLVLLILMVLVGGKAGLQSFLALLLNFGLLFLAIVLVAFHFPPLPVTLVVGLLVLALTIFMSSGDDLSSTVAFLASAAVLVILVLLIVPVEHWALVQGFGPEDSEDLEGLSVLVGISFIQVTTATAILSTLGAIAEAAMAIAAGLSEILEQHPQVTPKALLGDGIAVGKQIIGTTFNTLFFGFFGGFLALFIWFTGVHYSFGEILNDKIFVSEILMILFAMVSVILTVPITAWVMTRAVAGKRRRTTKAQKDHDRLE
- a CDS encoding YibE/F family protein, yielding MQGLVKKRKVTLGLWLLVLLIGGLVVWGTQHNAGLYRNPIMQVTSVQTGTATHEEDDFHNVDRQTKQVLRGHILNGQYRGQTLTVTNTYSLSGAMDQRYRKGSQLFVVVHQHRSGLTATAKDAKRDTPLVFMLWLVVGLLLLIMQFSGFMAFLSVALNGVLFLMAIILNGSTQGARVLWIFGSLAVVFAALTLWLVIGANRQMLITLATTLGGTALSIVVALLVFHFTHEKGMYYESMQYVTQLPRPLFLAETLLGSLGAVMDESTDIISSLFALKRERPELSAGQVFKSGRQIGSTIMGPLINVLFFIFVADTFPMAMLYLKNGNSWGYTFSMNMSMGVVQSLISGIGIVLAVPLASYLASRFMEKKVRA
- a CDS encoding universal stress protein, giving the protein MYERILVPMDGSNNAHKALVEATKLAQKLGSKLFIVSVASDQTYAHYGAEFGSEIVTHFKEAASKFLDTAVEEVKEAGVPVETRFKTGLPKPTIAVTLPEELNTNLTVIGRSGAHGLGRAIMGSTTSYVVHNSKTSVLVVD
- a CDS encoding MarR family transcriptional regulator, with the protein product MQNEERVFENFLRQYREIFRVLINAAEQITGQYSVSFEQYLLLKQIHEQRNITLSELADSTRTTRSAAARKLRALLLDGFVEQEAKMDDRRVKYLRLTDKGTTVEHDIHQAFLQSAETWNQIPTSLTPADITDFFTQYQQNIAVWDRTRPKFQRPILNAKRRVE
- a CDS encoding M13 family peptidase, producing MRINHFASDAPSAGDFPVDESLLTQDFYDAVNGKWAAQATIPGDHASTGGFMDLADNIEHTLMHDFSDLLAGKLTPANPEMAEFKKLYTMTSDFDQREKAGTAPLKPWLAKIEALTDFDDLSQHLADWYRQGLPAPIEVGVEPDMKDTSQYALYVDAPSLFLPDKTYYSKDNPAAKQLMPIFTQTATKLLELLGYDTDKAATIVEQAKQFDAQIAPHVKSSEEAADYVKIYNPRKLAAVDGQVSALDLTGAITDLLHDTPETVILPQPKFFDAVDDILAPANFDAVKSWMLVNTAFDATGLLTEEYRQVGGTYSRALSGKKEARSQAKAAYYLAMGNFSQVVGDYYGRKYFGEAAKKDVHDMVVKMANVYQNRLKTNDWLSKATREKAIVKLQKLTIKVGYPDKIDPLYAKFHVDTDKSLFDNLQGFSEIVLADFYGHWGQPVDRDKWEMSASTVNAYYSPTNNEIVFPAAILQKPFYSLKQSSSANYGGIGAVIAHEISHAFDNNGAQFDEFGNLNNWWTDADLAHFKDLAKAMINEFDGISFAGQKVNGKLTVSENIADAGGLSCALEAAKSEDDVDLRAFFINWGNIWRMKATTAYMQLLLSIDVHAPAKLRANVQLKNLADFYSTFNVQSDDAMYLAPADRVKIW
- a CDS encoding LacI family DNA-binding transcriptional regulator, with amino-acid sequence MAATLKDIATTVGVSLATVSRVLNYDRTLSVSESTRKQIFEVAEDLNYTKSKRRANAPAKQLRVAIVQWYSKSKELDDLYYMAIRLGLEKRCEQLNMLATRTFQNNLQAIDPDVDAVIAIGKFSDEQVSTLSQLTANLVFVDQDQLGHGYDSVVTDFDVAVQQVVDFFWQRDQHEIGLICGSESTTDGKLAVIDPRYTAYCHEMQARGVFDPKLVFTGDYTAESGYEQMQAAITRLGKQLPHAFFVTNDPMAAGALKALRENGVAVPEQVSVFSFNDTTIAKYVFPELSSVHVNTEMLGAEAADLVADRMQTGRQTPQRVTIGTELIERESTLKA
- a CDS encoding UDP-glucose--hexose-1-phosphate uridylyltransferase is translated as MTDTIQTFINAVVASPAPYTELDRQYVTNRIFALIGDGPAQAAVSDEPIDLVAAMVDTAVANDKIEDAPSPREILESQLMDFMTPLPSAVNRGFWDRYQQSPSAATDWFYQLSKANNYIKTRNIARNVVFPAQTPAGELEITINLSKPEKDPKAIAAAQTQQQVSYPLDQLCMTNEGYLGRLGYPARSNHRIIRLMVGGETWGFQYSPYAYFAEHAIFLAQEHRPMVINQHTFTNLLEIVRQFPTYFVGSNADLPIVGGSMLTHDHYQGGKHTFPMMKAGIDRPVDLGVDGVSAGIVQWPMTDIRLRGPQPEPLITAATKVLTSWIDYSDESVDVRAYTNGTRHHTITPIAYRDGADYVLDLVLRDNQTSEQYPDGIFHPHQDVQHIKRENIGLIEVMGRAILPARLKSEMAEVSKYLLDQPNQMAPMHQAWADDLKRQNTVTAANVTAIIHQAIGNTFARVLADAGVFKRDAQGQAALDKFMAQL
- the galE gene encoding UDP-glucose 4-epimerase GalE, whose protein sequence is MTVLVLGGAGYIGSHAVDRLIQKGYDVAVVDNLVTGHRAAVNKKARFYEGDVRDQKFLNSVFDQEDVDGVMHFAAFSIVPESMEKPLKYFDNNTTGMVSLLEVMNKHNVKRIIFSSTAATYGEPKQIPIKETDPQIPTNPYGESKLMMEKIMRWADEAYGIKFIALRYFNVAGAKEDGSIGEDHHPETHLIPIILQVAAGERKELSIFGGDYPTKDGTNVRDYVQVVDLVDAHILALEYLKAGHDSDAFNLGSSTGFSNKEMLEAARKVTGKEIPAKMAPRRAGDPSTLIAASDKARKVLNWQPQFDNVEDIIRTAWNWKQKHPAGYDDQNEAAK